The DNA window CAGTCCCCCTCCGTTCTCGCAGTCAACGGCAGCCTCCGTGCGGACAGTTACACGAGAACCGCGCTCAAATACGCACTCGAGGCGGCCAAGCAAGCCGGTGCGGAGACCTCACTCCTCGATTTGCGCGAGTACGATCTCCCAGTCTACAATCCGGATATCGACGACCAAGGCGACGGCGCAGAAGTCAAACAGATTATGCGAGACGCCGACGCCATCGCCCTCGGCACGCCCGTCTATCATGGCTCCTATTCGGGCGCGCTGAAGAATTTCCACGACTACTGCGGCTGGGACGAGTACGAAGACACCACTGTCGGCCTGCTCGCAACCGCCGGCGGCGGCAGCTACGGCTCAACGCTCGATCACCTCCGGATTACGGTTCGCGGCGTCCACGGCTGGGTGCTCCCCCACCAGGTCGGCATCCGCAGCGCCTCGAGCAAACTCGTTGACGATCCTGACGCTATCGACGGTCGTGCGTTCACCGAGGACGCTCTCGAGGACCGAACGCGAAAGCTCGGCCGAATGCTTACCGAGTACGCCTTCATCGACCCCGACGTAACTTCGCCGAGAACAGCAGTCAACGACTAACTACGCGCCCGAGTCGGTACTTGAGGGGCGCTCAAGCAGTTGTTCCTTTTTCGCGCGCGTGAACTGTTTGATCTCGTATTCGCGAGACATCGCCGCCGATTGTGTGTCGTAGCACTCGTGGTGGCGAACTTCGACTGGCGTGCGCCCGCGCGTGTACTTCGCCCCCTCACCCGCGTTGTGTTCGCGGACTCGCCGCTCGAGGTCAGTTGTATAGCCAGTATAAAGGGTTCCATCGGCACACTCGAGGATGTAGACAATGTGCTCGTCAGCCATAGCAGACGGATACGAACACGGCTGTAAAAAGCGACTCGTCCGCAGGGGTCCTGGGTGGTCGTCAGTCGCGATTCTCAGGTGGAGTTAGGAGCCACGAGCACGCTTTCTCGCGGCTTCGGAGATACCAGCGTTCGCCGAGCAACTCACACAAGCGTGAATGTTGCCGTGCTCGTCAGCGAAGACGCGTGCAAAGCGCTCGGAAACGTGGGCATCGCAGTGGTCACAGGTGGGCATTGGACACACCGGCGAAGGCCGGTACATAGCTCTTGCAGTCGAGGTGTTAAAAAGACTTAGCCAAACACAGTAAGGTATTGTTGATATCAGAAGATTATTTTTGCTGTTGTGGTCCATCAGCTCGGGCGTTGGAAACCATGCGAGCGAGTAGCGCAGCCTGTGCACCAGCGACGAATCCAGCGTCGATGTTGACCACCGACAGGACGGTACAGGACTGAAGCATGCCCGAAAGGGCAGCCTCGCCGTCGCCACCGTAGCCGTACCCACTCGAGACTGGGACGCCGATGACTGGCGTATCGACGAGTCCCGCGATGACCGTCGGGAGTGCGCCCTCGCGACCAGCGGCGACGATCAAGATATCTGCCTCACGAAATCGTTCGACCTGATCGAGCGTGCGATCGAGCGCAGCAACGCCAACATCGTCGACGCGGTCAACCGTCGCACCCGAATCGACACAGACCGCCTCCGCTTCGTCTGCAACCGGCCCATCGACGGTACCCGCCGTGACGATCCCAACCGTCGCCTCGAGCGATGGCTGCTCGTACTCGTCTGTACACAGTCGAACCGAACTCCCCCACTGCTCAAAGGAGACTGCTGGGGACTCGACGTGAGACTCGAGCGCTGTGAGTTGGTCGTCGGATACTCGCGTCACAAGTGCTCGGTCAGTCGTCTCGAGGGCGGTTTCAGCGAGAGCGACGACCTGTTCGACTGACTTCCCCTCAGCCAGGATTGCCTCCGGAATCCCTCGCCGATCCTGGCGAGCCGCATCGAATCGGCCCGCCTCACCCGTGACGTACCCGTTGAGTTCGGCTTCAGCCTGTGCTGGGGACAACGAGCCGTCAGCGACGGCCTCGAGCAATTCGCGCATACTCGAGGGTGGGAGCGTGCACACTCGAATGCGTCGACCTCCCTCGGCACGAGGAAAGTGCGCACGAGAGCGTCCGAACCGCGCGCGAGCCCCATTCGCCGCCGTGAGAGGTGCAAAATGGTCGACCTAGATTCATCCGACATATACTTTCCGGTGAAAACAACCATCGAAACGGACGAATCAACCCCTGAGGACCCCATATATCGTGCCGTAACCAGAATGTTTATATGGAGGAAAAGGAAACGGATACATCGTATGGCAGACCTTATCGTCAAAGCCGCCGTGAAGGAAGCGCTCGATGACAAGAACGTCGCCTCGGACTTCTATGACGCACTCGACGAGGAAGTCGACGAGCTGCTCGAAGACGCCGCCCGACGTGCCGAAGCAAACGACCGGAAGACGGTCCAGCCCCGCGACCTGTAAGGAACGCCTGTTGACTACCGTTTTATTGACGCTACAGTCCACACCGACAGGTACGGACAGATTACTCAAACGAACAGTGACCATCCACTGAGTGGGCTGGGAGTCTCACAGGGCCGTCGGCGTACTCGAGTGGTGAAAAAGTCCGCGTTCCCCTGCGCTATCGCTGCTCGAGATACTCGTTGGTCCGACCGCAGACGACGTACTCTGCGTTCTGTAAGTCCGCAATCGATGCCGAGCCGGTGACAAACATCGCCGTCCGAAGCTCGAGCGACAGCGTCTCGATCAAATCGATAACGGTGTCTGTTCCCTGCCCTGCCGGGCGGAGGAACGGTTTCGCGAGGCCACCCGCCTGTGCACCGAGTGCGATTGCCTTCGCAATGTCCAGTCCAGAGCGAACGCCACCGCTCGCGATAACTGTCTCGTGGGCCGACGCCGCCTCAGCCGTACTGACGGCGGTTGGGACGCCCCACGCACGAAACAGTTGGCCAATCGCTTCCTGCCGGTCGGCACCGACGGCGGCCGCTCGGTACGACTCGATTCCGGACCACGTCGTTCCGCCCTGGCCAGCGACATCGATTGCGTTGACGCCAGCGTCAGCGAGTCGCTCCGCCGTTTCCCGCGAGATGCCGTTACCCGTCTCCTTGACGATTACTGGCACCGAAAGGTCGGCTGCAACGTGTTCGATCGCCTCGAGGCAGCCTCGAGCGTCGACATCGCCCTCCGGCTGAACGGCCTCCTGGAGGAAGTTCAGATGAATCGCCATCGCGTCTGCGTCGATCATCTCGACGGCTTGCTCGACGTCGTCGACGTCGTACTCGAGCAACTGTGCTGCGCCGACGTTTCCATAGAGGAACGCATCGGGTGCGACGTCGCGGACCACGGTGTAGGACTCGAGAAGGGCTTCATCCTCGAGTTCGATCCCGGCGCGCTGGCTCCCGACGCCCATGGCAATGTTCGTCTCCTGGGCGGCTTCGGCGAGCGCGCGATTGATTTTCGTCGTGTTCGGGTGGCCGCCAGTCATGCTCTCGATGACGATGGGGGCGGCCAGTTCGTGGCCGAACAACGTGGTCGTTGTGTCGATTTCGTCGCGATGAAGTTCCGGCAGTGCCTCGTGAACGAGGTCGATATCGGCGAACCCGGCGCCGGTGGTCTCGACGTCTTCCTCTTCGATGATGCGGATGTGATCGTCTTTCCTGTCGGATGTCTCAGGCATCGAATCGTCTCTACTGAAGAATGGAAGACAGCCATTGAAAAGGTGTCCATCGCCGTTGCCACTCGGATGAGCACACCGCCACCATCAGCACTCGAGTTTTTTGGTCCATGGGGTCGTACCTGTTGTATCGATGAAACGCGCACTCGCGGTTGGCTTCGGGCTCTGCTACGTGCTCCTTCCCGACAGAATCCTTGGCGCGGCCGAACAGGCCGCATTCGAGAATCCCGCGGACGGCCAGTTGCGGTCGTGGACGCTCCCGATAGCCCGACTCGAGGGGCTGGCGTTCTGTGCGTTCGCGCTGCGCGGGCAGTTCCCGAAACCGCTGCGTGCGCCCCTTACCCTCCTCGGCTTCATGCTCGCAGCGATTCCCCAGCAGATGCTCGCATACGGCCTCGCCATCGCCTACAAGAACCCGACCGACCTCGAGGTGAAGCCGTGGGTGGTGCCGGCTGCTCGAGTTATCGGCGTGCTGTACGTGATTCTCGGACTGTTCATCGGGCGAACGGATGCGCCGACGGACGACGCTACGGCGAAATAGTCAATAGAACAATAGGTTGAAGAGCTTTCGTGCGAAACGGGGCACATACGATCTATGTCCCTGTTTCGCTCTCTCCGCGACAGACTCAGTGACGAGTCACTGCGGGTCGCGATTCTCATCGGTTTGGCGACGGTCCCGATCACTGTCGTCGACTCTTGGGAGTCGGTCACCGGCGAGGCGTCTGCCCTCGGTGGCACCGTCTCAGGCAGTGCCCTGCTGCTCGCCGGAGTCGTCGTCGGCTACTACTATCACGGCCGCGAAACGAGCGCTCGACGGGCGGGCATTTGGACCGGGCTCGCCGGCTCGCTCGCGACGATCATCATCTTCGGCGCGAACTCGGCGACGACGATTGCCGGTACGTCCTGGCCGTGGATCGTGGTCACACTCGTGGGATCGCTCGTCACTCTCGCAATCGGCGTCGGACTCGCCGTCTTCATCACAGCCCTCGTCGCGATTGGCACGGACTGGGTACTGACACGACTCGAGCGAGAGCATCGCGTCGTCGATCCCGAATCGGGGGCAACCGCCGAACGAGGAGAGGGAGCGCTGGGCTGGTGGCTCTCGATTGTCGGCTACGCGATTCTGGCACCGATCACGTTCGGAAGTCTGCTCTGGTTCGAACCTGCAAGCGATGGTGCCGCGCTCGTCGCGCTGTTACTGCTGTTTCCAACAGTGCTTCTATCGGTCGCAGCCGTCATCGGCCTGTTCGTTGGCGTGACCGCGCCTCGAGATGCGCGCACGGAGTGGTTCCCACGCGTGTGGCTGTACGTCGGCGGGCCGATAGGCGTCGGCGTACTTGTCTACCTGTTCGCCGCCGCTCGCGGCTGGGGCTATCCACCGGGCTATGCCCAATACGCGTTTCTTGCAGCGCTGTGGGTCGCCATCGTCGTCTACCTCGTGAATAAGCGTCGCTACCAGTCGAACGGATTTCAACGTACCACCGCGTCGTCATAGCGACGCCCACTCGACGAGCAAAATCAGTACACTCGAGTCTCGACACCGTCCTCGAGGCCAACGTAGGTCACGTCCGCGAGGTCGACAAAGAGACCATGCTCGAGGACGCCGGGAATTCTGGATAGCTGCGTCGCCAGCTCGTCCGGATCACCAATCGGGCCGAACGCACAATCGAGCACCAGATTCCCGTTGTCGGTCACAACGGGGCCGTCCTTGTGTTCGGCATCGCGCAGCGTTGGCTCACCGCCCAGCTCCTGTACGTGGTCAGCGACGACAGTGTGAGCCTCAGGGATGACTTCGACCGGCACCGACCGCTCGAGTCGATCCGCGAGTTTCGAGGGATCAGCGACGACGACGAACCGCTCGGCGGCGGCATCGACGAGTTTCTCACGCGTATGCGCTGCGCCGCCGCCTTTGATCAGCGCGCCGTAGCCACTCGAGTCGGCGTCGTCGACGACCTGATCTGCGCCATCGATTGCGATATCCACTGTTTCGACCGCATCGAGGCTCGTCAACGGAATCCCCGCCTCGAGTGCGCGCTGGCGTGACTGAAACGAGGTCGGAATGGCACGCACCTCGAGGCCGTCGCTGACTGCTTCACCGATGGCGTCGATGGCGTAGGCGGTCGTCGACCCGGTTCCAAGCCCGACGACGTCGCCGTTGTCGACGTCTTCGGCTGCGCGTTCGCCCGCCCGTCGCTTCGCTGCGTCGGTGCCACCTGCCGTCTTCATACTCCAACGGGTGCGGGGCGACGGGAAAAAGGTGTATCTCTCGGTCGCGACTCCGCTCGAGCAACCGAAATTGGTTTTTCGCTTACATTCATTGCCGCCGGTATGGACACCGCGGAACGACGGAACCTCCTCGAGCGAGCCAACCGGCAGAGTGCGACTATCGGGCAGGAACTTCCCGAGACGATCACCGTTGGCGACGACGAACTCCCACTTGAAGAGTTCCTCATCGAGACGCGCAAGGTCGACGGTATCCCTGACGAGGCCAAACCGCTGCTGCACGAGACGCGAAAGGAACTCACGAACGAGCGCAAACGCCTCGTTCAGCGCCTCGAGTCGGCCCCAATCGACCGCGAGGAGGGCGACGAAATCGTCGAAGCAATCGCCGGCATCGACCGCGCCGCGAACGCCCTGCGGAGTCTCCGGCGCGGCCGATTCGGGTCTGAGTCTCGCTCGGCGACACTCGAGGATCACGAGCGCTGGCTCGAGTTCGTGGATACAATTCGTCGGTAAGACTCAACGCACTCGAGAACTCGAGAGAGCGGACAGGACGACGACGCTCGAGACGAGCGACTCGAACGCGAGGCGGACGTGGCCGAGCCATGGGATGCGGAACGAGGCTTTGCTGGTGATCCAGTCGGGTTTGACGACATCGCTGGCGTGGTTTCCGTGTTGGTCGTAGCCGTCGGTAGCGTCGCCTTTCGTGATGAACCCGGCGTGCTCTGCGGGACAGGTACTGACCTGCTCACAGGTCGTGTCGCCGATGATGTCCGGATCGGCCTGTGCAACCCAGTCGTCACCCTCATCGACCCAGAAGTGTGCGCGGTGGATGATCGGCGTTTCGTGGGCGTCGCCGTCGGGCGCGAAGATTATCACGTCGCCAGCCTGACCGAATTTCTCGTGGCCGTTGTCTTCGCCGGTGGTCATCGGAACGACGCCAGTTCCCTCGACCGGATCGTCGCCGACGAAGCGCTCGGTGTCGACAACGAAGACGAGGTCGCCAGTGTTCGCGTTTGGTTCCATGCTGGGGCTTTCGATGGCGACCATCGGCGGCCAGACACCGCTGATCCCGAACAGCAACAGGCCGATGAGGGCCACAACTGCGACAACCTGGCCGATGTCACGTATCGCAACGACGCGAGCGTCATCAGTCCGCAGAAACCAGCGAACGAGGCCGTCGTCCTCGATGGAAGGGGCGCTTTCGTCGGGAGGCGTATCGGGAGGGGACTCGGGCATCGTCTCGAGTGTTATGCAGGATACACTATATATTTTCGAGGATTGATCGGCGAACCTTTTTCCCGGCCTCCGTGGTCCGACACCTATGACATCGGGTGCAGGCGGACAGTCGGGACCGGCGGCAGAACCCGCGTCGAATGCGGAGTCGACGGGAACGGGAAGCGCAGTCACCCTCGAGAACGTCCGCAAGACCTACCAGCTCGGCGAGCCGGTCCACGCGCTGGATGGCGTCTCGCTCGAGATACCACGCGGCTCGTACACGGCGATTATGGGGCCGAGTGGGTCGGGAAAGTCGACGCTGATGAACCTCGTGGGCTGTCTGGATACGCCGACGGAGGGCACCGTCGTCGTCGACGGCGCGGACGTAAGCCAGTTGAGCGACCGTGAGCGGACCCGGCTCCGGGGGACGACGGTCGGGTTCGTCTTCCAGACGTTCAATTTGATGCCACGACTGAACGCCCTCGAGAACGTTGCGCTGCCGCAGTTGTTTCAGGGGATTGACCGCGGTGAGCGCCACGACCGAGCACGGGAGCTACTCGAGCGCGTGGGACTGGGCGACCGGACCGATCATATGCCAAACGAGTTGTCCGGCGGCCAGCGCCAGCGAGTGGCGCTCGCTCGCGCACTGGTGAACGATCCCGCAATCGTGTTGGCCGACGAGCCGTCGGGTAATCTCGATACCGAGACCGAAGCGGACGTGCTCGATCTCTTCGCCGAGTTTCATGACGCTGGGACGACGATGGTCGTCGTCACCCACGAGCGCCACGTCGCCGAGCGCGCCGAGCGGATCGTCCACGTCCTCGATGGGGAACTCGAGCGAATCGAGTCGCTCGACGATGGAGCGGCCATGACACCAGAGGGAGACGCAACTGCAGACGATGACACCCCGCCGGAGTCGGGGCAAAAGTAATGGGACCACTCGAGTTGCTGGGATTGGCCTGGCGGTCGATCCGCGGACACAAACTGCGCTCGGCGCTGACGACGCTTGGCGTGGTGATCGGCATCGCCGCCGTCATCGCCTTCGTCACGCTCGGTGCAAGCCTGCAGGCGGGCGTTATCGGCGACATTAGCCCAGACGATCAGCGCAACGTCTACGGCTGGGCGTCCGATCCCGATACCGAAGGTGGCCCACTCGCGGGCGCACAGCCAGTGGTGAGCGAACATGATCTCGAGACGCTCGACGGGGAGGCCGACATCGACGCGGCCTACGGCTACATGCCGTTGTCGACGCAGGCACTCGTCTTCGAAGACGAAATTTCGCCCCAGAGCGACGCCCTCGTCGCCGCCGGGCCGCCGTATATCAGGGAGGGAACGCTCGAGGAGGGCCGCCAGTTCGAGCAGGGCGAACAGGAGGCGGTGATCAACCCGGCCGTCGCCGAGCAGTTCGAGGAGAACGTCTCCGTCGACGACGAACTCACCATCGCGCTTCAGGGTGGCGAGACGACGACCGTCACGGTAGTCGGAATTACGGACAGTTCGGAGGGGCTGAGCCCGTTCGAGGGCTTCGAGCCGTCGCCGCGGGTGTACGTGCCTACTGACCCCTTCTACACCGAGGCAGGCGGTGACATGGTCCCTGTTCCGGGCGGTGATGACGGTGCGGAAGACGGCGATGACACAGCGGACGGTGCAGAAGACGGCGATGAAACCGACACCGGCGACGACGCGCTCTTTCTCGCCATCGTCGTCCAGGCCGACTCGGCTGACGAGGCCGACATCGACGCCGCTCGAGAAAGCGCACTCGCCTATCTCGAGAGCGGAGACTCCGATGCGGGCGAACTGCTGGGTGATGATCTCGAGATGACGCTGCAGACGAGTACCGAACT is part of the Natronolimnobius sp. AArcel1 genome and encodes:
- a CDS encoding NADPH-dependent FMN reductase, whose product is MSQSPSVLAVNGSLRADSYTRTALKYALEAAKQAGAETSLLDLREYDLPVYNPDIDDQGDGAEVKQIMRDADAIALGTPVYHGSYSGALKNFHDYCGWDEYEDTTVGLLATAGGGSYGSTLDHLRITVRGVHGWVLPHQVGIRSASSKLVDDPDAIDGRAFTEDALEDRTRKLGRMLTEYAFIDPDVTSPRTAVND
- a CDS encoding GIY-YIG nuclease family protein, giving the protein MADEHIVYILECADGTLYTGYTTDLERRVREHNAGEGAKYTRGRTPVEVRHHECYDTQSAAMSREYEIKQFTRAKKEQLLERPSSTDSGA
- the larB gene encoding nickel pincer cofactor biosynthesis protein LarB — protein: MRELLEAVADGSLSPAQAEAELNGYVTGEAGRFDAARQDRRGIPEAILAEGKSVEQVVALAETALETTDRALVTRVSDDQLTALESHVESPAVSFEQWGSSVRLCTDEYEQPSLEATVGIVTAGTVDGPVADEAEAVCVDSGATVDRVDDVGVAALDRTLDQVERFREADILIVAAGREGALPTVIAGLVDTPVIGVPVSSGYGYGGDGEAALSGMLQSCTVLSVVNIDAGFVAGAQAALLARMVSNARADGPQQQK
- a CDS encoding DUF1931 family protein, encoding MADLIVKAAVKEALDDKNVASDFYDALDEEVDELLEDAARRAEANDRKTVQPRDL
- the fni gene encoding type 2 isopentenyl-diphosphate Delta-isomerase; translation: MPETSDRKDDHIRIIEEEDVETTGAGFADIDLVHEALPELHRDEIDTTTTLFGHELAAPIVIESMTGGHPNTTKINRALAEAAQETNIAMGVGSQRAGIELEDEALLESYTVVRDVAPDAFLYGNVGAAQLLEYDVDDVEQAVEMIDADAMAIHLNFLQEAVQPEGDVDARGCLEAIEHVAADLSVPVIVKETGNGISRETAERLADAGVNAIDVAGQGGTTWSGIESYRAAAVGADRQEAIGQLFRAWGVPTAVSTAEAASAHETVIASGGVRSGLDIAKAIALGAQAGGLAKPFLRPAGQGTDTVIDLIETLSLELRTAMFVTGSASIADLQNAEYVVCGRTNEYLEQR
- a CDS encoding DUF5518 domain-containing protein produces the protein MSLFRSLRDRLSDESLRVAILIGLATVPITVVDSWESVTGEASALGGTVSGSALLLAGVVVGYYYHGRETSARRAGIWTGLAGSLATIIIFGANSATTIAGTSWPWIVVTLVGSLVTLAIGVGLAVFITALVAIGTDWVLTRLEREHRVVDPESGATAERGEGALGWWLSIVGYAILAPITFGSLLWFEPASDGAALVALLLLFPTVLLSVAAVIGLFVGVTAPRDARTEWFPRVWLYVGGPIGVGVLVYLFAAARGWGYPPGYAQYAFLAALWVAIVVYLVNKRRYQSNGFQRTTASS
- the rpiA gene encoding ribose-5-phosphate isomerase RpiA codes for the protein MKTAGGTDAAKRRAGERAAEDVDNGDVVGLGTGSTTAYAIDAIGEAVSDGLEVRAIPTSFQSRQRALEAGIPLTSLDAVETVDIAIDGADQVVDDADSSGYGALIKGGGAAHTREKLVDAAAERFVVVADPSKLADRLERSVPVEVIPEAHTVVADHVQELGGEPTLRDAEHKDGPVVTDNGNLVLDCAFGPIGDPDELATQLSRIPGVLEHGLFVDLADVTYVGLEDGVETRVY
- a CDS encoding DUF5788 family protein — its product is MDTAERRNLLERANRQSATIGQELPETITVGDDELPLEEFLIETRKVDGIPDEAKPLLHETRKELTNERKRLVQRLESAPIDREEGDEIVEAIAGIDRAANALRSLRRGRFGSESRSATLEDHERWLEFVDTIRR
- a CDS encoding S26 family signal peptidase; amino-acid sequence: MPESPPDTPPDESAPSIEDDGLVRWFLRTDDARVVAIRDIGQVVAVVALIGLLLFGISGVWPPMVAIESPSMEPNANTGDLVFVVDTERFVGDDPVEGTGVVPMTTGEDNGHEKFGQAGDVIIFAPDGDAHETPIIHRAHFWVDEGDDWVAQADPDIIGDTTCEQVSTCPAEHAGFITKGDATDGYDQHGNHASDVVKPDWITSKASFRIPWLGHVRLAFESLVSSVVVLSALSSSRVR
- a CDS encoding ABC transporter ATP-binding protein, translating into MTSGAGGQSGPAAEPASNAESTGTGSAVTLENVRKTYQLGEPVHALDGVSLEIPRGSYTAIMGPSGSGKSTLMNLVGCLDTPTEGTVVVDGADVSQLSDRERTRLRGTTVGFVFQTFNLMPRLNALENVALPQLFQGIDRGERHDRARELLERVGLGDRTDHMPNELSGGQRQRVALARALVNDPAIVLADEPSGNLDTETEADVLDLFAEFHDAGTTMVVVTHERHVAERAERIVHVLDGELERIESLDDGAAMTPEGDATADDDTPPESGQK
- a CDS encoding ABC transporter permease, coding for MGPLELLGLAWRSIRGHKLRSALTTLGVVIGIAAVIAFVTLGASLQAGVIGDISPDDQRNVYGWASDPDTEGGPLAGAQPVVSEHDLETLDGEADIDAAYGYMPLSTQALVFEDEISPQSDALVAAGPPYIREGTLEEGRQFEQGEQEAVINPAVAEQFEENVSVDDELTIALQGGETTTVTVVGITDSSEGLSPFEGFEPSPRVYVPTDPFYTEAGGDMVPVPGGDDGAEDGDDTADGAEDGDETDTGDDALFLAIVVQADSADEADIDAARESALAYLESGDSDAGELLGDDLEMTLQTSTELLQQLEDILDLLQNFIVGIAAISLVVGSIGIANIMLVSVTERTREIGIMKAVGAQNRDVLGLFLTEAVILGAIGAVLGTALGLAVGYLGAWYIDLPLVYPYEYVALAIAVGVLVGVVSGLYPAWQAARTDPIDALRYE